The Penicillium psychrofluorescens genome assembly, chromosome: 2 nucleotide sequence CGGATAGCTTGAAGTTTCAACAGCCGCTGTCAGTGCCCTGAGGAATTTTCTTCTAAGCGAGCTTCCCTGTCAGACGTTGATTCTCGTCGCTTACCCTTTTGCGTAATAAGGCAAACGCCCGAGTAGTCGCCACACTTGCATCTATgggggcgagaaagaggatcTCTGCCTTCGCCAACGAATGTCATATGGTTTTGAAAGCACGCTGTAGTTCCTCAGCCTGGCACTATGCTTATTACGATCTTGGGGTCTGTAGTTCTCGTATTCACAATCTCTAGATATCTGACGACGGAGGCGTTCATGAGTGTATAAATAGACCAACAGGGTAGCTGGCAGAACTATTCTTGCCAAAGGTTCGTTTTCTCATTATCATTATCTATTCAATCGCCCAAGAGCCAATTCGAAATGCgttttgtcttcctcggGACGTCTCTGTCCTTGCTATGCGTACTGGGTCAAGCTGCTCCCTCTAGCGTTGCTCACACAACGACTGCAAAGTCTCCTAGGCCTTCCAAGCCTGCCCCGTCTTCATCTATCCGCCCTAATGGAACCTCAGTTTCTTGGAAGAATGTCCAATGCTCTTCCAAAATCACTGACGCGACACTGGACCCCACCGCCCGTTGGgatgcagcagatgcagatgatgCCTTGAAGGCTGCTTTAACTGCCTGGTCTTCTTCGGGCTCTGCCAGTGGCTTAAACTTCCCCGAATTCATCAGCAATTACTTTGTTGGCCCAGATAACTGGAACTGCGGAGATATTGGCAACATTCCTTGCTCCACGGTGCTCACCTGTGACCAACTCAAATACCCTGCCGGGTAAGTTAGCTTCTACCTGAAATAAAGAAGAAGTATAAATATTCAATTGAACATGCAGGTATCTGATCATGAattctttctcctccatccatcaGGTATTTCGATTTGCCCATCGTTCGTGTTATTCTTGATTGACTAACCTGGGACATCTTCTACTCAGCTTCATCAGCAAACCTATAATGCACTCGGCGACGCTCTGAATTCCATGCAAAATGATATTGGTACTTTTTCCAGCACATTCGCACCTCAAATCCAGGACGACAGTACAATAATCAAGTTCATCTTGGATGCCATAACCATGGTTGCTGGCATTGCGAGCTCATTTGCTTGGAACATTGGTAATGATATCTCTTGCTGTTTCTGAAGATTGTTACTAAGTGGAAGTCGGAATTTTAGCCTTAAAGGAAGTTGAGATTCTTGCCAGCTCGAAGTACTTCTCTATGGGCAAAGACGTAACGAACGCAGCTCTTATCTCTTTCAGCACTGCGATGGGCAAAGACTCGCTCTCATCGTCAGTATTCTTCCTTACCCCTGTGGCATAGCTTGATCTTGACCTAGAAGCTTACCAAGAAACAGCGCAAGCAATGCTTTGGGTACTGAAAATGGTATCTCGGATGCACTTGGCACTTACTTTTCAGCCTGGACTGGCATGGAGAGCGGTTATATGACATCCCTCTTTAGTGGAGCCAGCGATGACtcctccatcgccgctcTTCAGAACCTGGTCGCCAATGGTTCCATGCTTCTGCTTTCAAGCCAGGTGGAGTTGACTGGGATGACTGATCAGGCAGAAAAGATCCTTTATGGGCAGCTGATTCCGGCAGCCTGGGCAGAGGCTCCTTCCAAACAATATCCTCGAATTTTGTAAGAATATGTCCCCGACTAAtagagagaagagaaatacTTACCAATTGAATCAGACGCAAGGCAGGTGGCTGTTCCACATCCGTGGATCAAGACGTTCTCAAGTACATGTCTGAAAGTACCCTGGTGGGCGGCTATGTCTGCTACAATAATGATGCTTACTATGTCGTGAACATCAACACTTCTCCTGGCATGCAGCCATTCAATGGTCTCCCTGGCGGCACTCACTCGACCCTCGACGGTACTGCTTACGGCGGTGTCATTCTAGAGGATATTGTGCAGAGTTCGTACCAGGCTTATCAGTTGAACAATAACGCAAATGGCTATAAAATGCCCGCTCTGTCGAAGGTAATTGATGGACAGGGAACGGAGGGTGACGTGATCTTCCAAAACGGAATTCTCACTCCTGGGTTCTTCAACTTGCCTATCTGTGACGATATCGCAACTGCAGCTCAAAATGTGCAGAATGGGTCTCCTGGTGGTGACTACTGGCCTTGCGATGCACCCTCTGGATACAACTCTGGTGGAACCAACTTGGTACGTGTTCGAAGGAAGAAGCATTTCGTGCAAGGGGTCTATCGGCTAACATGGACGATGAAGCACGTTAACGATGGATGCATCAACGTCAATGATGGGAATTTATGCCATCCCAGCTCCACAAGTATGTCATTACATTTCTCAGAAATCTCTATGATTGATCTTACAGAAATTCTTTCCAAACAGATATTGCGGATCAAAACACAGCCAACAGTACTGCGACCATTTATGCAAATTTCAATGGCGATGACAAGACGGATTTTAATGTCGTTCCTGGCTGCAAACTTGACGCTGTCTGGCCCCGGAATTATGGGGATATCTATTTCGGAGCCGACAACTGCTTGTATGACTCAACTGGTGCAAAGATATTCGACCAATGTTGCACCGAGTCAACTACGGACTCGGTTTCAAACCCTTATTATGGAAACTAATTTGGAATTGCAAGCGAAAGATGTTGCTTCAATCCCTAGGCTAAAGCGTTCTATCGTGGACGTCATCTTACCCTCCAAGGGTTATCATAGCGATAGAAGCTGTGTTCAAATGAGCGCCGTTATTTTGACTTGAATAGTGATTAAATTGTATTTAGAAGAAACTGCCATACACTTGCTACCTCCATGCCCATCTGGGGAAAAATGGACAATGAAGCGGGCGGGTCCCTGAAAGAGCCCAATTAGAATTCTAGGAAATATATAGTTTTCACGTGGTATGATGAATCATTCTTATCTACCCCAACCCTTCCAATATTTTGGATTCCTACGCCCTCTCCTATTCTCCTACCTCCTTGGCATGGATATTCCTATAGCAGAAAATGTCCTGGGAACTCTAGGCGCGGTGTGTTCACCAGTTTCAATTCTTCAATCTATACTAATGAAGCTCATAGGTGTGCTGGTCTATCCAGGTAGGGCATTGGGGTGTAGCTGAGATCTTACTCGCTTATGCTAATTTTTCTTCTAGCTTCTACCCCAGATTATAATAAATTACAGAAGACACGACATTGAGGGTTTGCAGGGGTCAATGATGCTGTTATGGGCAGCTGCGGGGGTCCCTCTCGGGGTATACAATATCGTAGAAGAGTTCAATGTGGCTCTAAGAGTCCAGCCTCCAATACTTACAACTCTGAGCCTTGTTACTTGGTGCCAGTGCCTATACTATGGGAAGGTAAGTGTTGACCGTCTCATGCCATTGTCTACGTCTTGCTGACTATTGAATAGAGGTACTCTGTCACGAAATGCATTGCCGCGGCTGCTCCTCTTTTCCTGGTTCTTGGTGGCACTGAAGCGGGGCTGATATTTGCATTAAAAGAAGCCCGGTCTCGTGATATCAGATGGCCTCTCATTCTGATGGCTGTTTTGAGCGCATGTCTGCTCTCAGCAGGGGTACTGAGGCATTACTGGGACATTTATGTCCACCGAACTGTACGAGGAATCAGTTTCTTCTTTGTGGGCATCGACGCCGCTGGTGACCTGTTCTCTCTCATATCTATTTGTGAGTAGAGTGAGATGTCTGGGAAAGAGAGCAGTTGCTAACATACGATAAGTATTCGGGCCGGCTATTAACATACTCGGCATAGTTATATATGGAAGTGAGTTGACACTTTG carries:
- a CDS encoding uncharacterized protein (ID:PFLUO_002490-T1.cds;~source:funannotate), with amino-acid sequence MQLHQQTYNALGDALNSMQNDIGTFSSTFAPQIQDDSTIIKFILDAITMVAGIASSFAWNIALKEVEILASSKYFSMGKDVTNAALISFSTAMGKDSLSSASNALGTENGISDALGTYFSAWTGMESGYMTSLFSGASDDSSIAALQNLVANGSMLLLSSQVELTGMTDQAEKILYGQLIPAAWAEAPSKQYPRILRKAGGCSTSVDQDVLKYMSESTLVGGYVCYNNDAYYVVNINTSPGMQPFNGLPGGTHSTLDGTAYGGVILEDIVQSSYQAYQLNNNANGYKMPALSKVIDGQGTEGDVIFQNGILTPGFFNLPICDDIATAAQNVQNGSPGGDYWPCDAPSGYNSGGTNLHVNDGCINVNDGNLCHPSSTNIADQNTANSTATIYANFNGDDKTDFNVVPGCKLDAVWPRNYGDIYFGADNCLYDSTGAKIFDQCCTESTTDSVSNPYYGN